The following DNA comes from Simkania negevensis Z.
GGCGTGAGAACAGGACTTGGAGTTTCTTCGATGAGCTTTTGACGACGACGTTGAATCGTGCAGTCACGCTCCCCCAAGTGAACATAATTGCCGTACTTATCCCCTAAAATCTGAATCTCGACATGGCGAGGATTCATGATCATTTTCTCAAGATAGATATCGGGATTCCCAAAGCTCACTTCTGCTTCTGCCCGAGCTGCAGCAAACTTTCGCGCAAAGTCATCTGGATCGTATGCAATGCGAATTCCTTTACCTCCACCACCAGCTGACGCCTTGATAAAAACAGGAAACCCAATTTTTTTGGCTTCTTTTAGAGCAATATCGACATTTTCAACCACACCATCTGAGCCGGGAATCACAGGGCAACGAACACTTTTCGCAATCGATTTCGCACGTGCTTTATCACCCAATAGAGAAATTGTCTTTGGCGACGGTCCAATGAAGGTTAAACCACAACTTTCACAAATAGAGGCAAAGTTCGCATTTTCACTGAGAAACCCATAGCCTGGATGGATTGCATCGGCACCGGTAATTTCGCAAGCAGAGAGAATGTTGGGGACTTTGAGATAGGACTGCAATGCTGGAGCTTCGCCAATACAGATTGCTTCGTCAGCGTGGAGAACATGCAAAGCTTCTGCATCTGCTTTTGAGTAAACAGCAACAGTTTGAAGTCCTAGATCATGACATGCACGGATAATCCGTACAGCAATTTCACCTCGATTTGCTACAAGTACTTTTTTCATGCGTCCTTTTATGCTTCAATAAGAAAAAGTTGGGTTCCAAATTCTACGGGATGGGCATTATCAACAAAAACCTTTTTGATTTTGCCACTTTTCCCTGCTTTAACTTCATTCATCACTTTCATCGCTTCGATGATACAGACAACTGTATCTTCCTTTACCTCGTCTCCAACACTCACAAATGGAGGATCATCTGGAGAAGGAGATGAGTAAAACGTGCCAACCATGGGAGACATGATTTTAACACCTGCGTCATCTCTTGATTGGGCTACTTGCTTAAGCTCTTCTGCAACCTTGTGATGGGGCTGGTGAGCTGGCTGCATATGTTGAACGTGAGGCTCCGCATGCTGCACATAAGGCTTCATATGAAAATCTGGACTCCGTTCTAACTCAAGGGCGAATCCATTTTCTTCCTTTAAAGAAACACGGGTTGTTCCGCTTTCTTCCATCGCTTCCATGAGTTTTTTAATTGTGTCTAAATCCACTTCAAGTTCTCCATATCTTATATACGTTGGACGTATTCACCAACGTGTGTATCAACTTTGATGATATCACCTACTTCTATAAAGAGTGGAACTTCCACTCTCGCTCCTGTTTCTAAAAGGGCAAGTTTGCTCGCGTTTGAAACAGAGACTTTTGATTTTAACTCTTCTAACTTCATCACCATAAGTTCGAGGAACTGAGGAAGTTCTATCGAAAAAATGGTGTCGCCATAAAACATCGCTTTGAGTTGGATGCTTTCTTTCAAATAGTTGACCTTATCTCCAACCACAGCTGCAGGAACAAGTACCTCTTCGAGCTCTCCGACGTCGAGAAAAAGATGATCCTTACCTTCTAAATACAAATACTCGAGTCGTCTCTCACTTAAGGTCACTTCTTCAACGGGCTGATCGACTTTAAAATTCTTCTCGATGACCTCATCTGACATGAGATCTTTCAGCTTCGTTTTTATAAACGGAACCCCTTTTGCTACGGTTACCCGGACGCTAAATTCGACTCGATAGATCTTTCCATCGATCGAAAGGGTCATTCCTGGAGAAATTTGGTTACTTGTTGCCATGTTAACTCATATTTTTAACTTGCTTGGCGATCGGTCCAAGTTCATTGAGATGTAAAATGGTATAATCGACATCCTTTTTTAATCCAGTATTACCTAATCCCCTTCCCCATCTCATTTGAACTGTTTTATACCCAAGTTCTTTAGCAGGAGTAAGATCGATTGAAATTCGATCTCCACAAACTAAAACTTGAGAAGGAGAAATTCCGATCTCTCTCCCGATCGATTCATAAAAACCCTTCTTTCCTGGGCCTGAAAGGGGCCCCTCTTCGCAAAAGCAAAGGTAACGAAAAAGTTTAATTGGTATCTTAGCACGTCTCATCTTTTCTTTCTGAATATGTTCTTTTCCTTTGGTCACAAGTGCTAATTGATATGACTCTGCAAGCTCGTTTAAAACTTCGATCGCATCATCTATCGGTTGAATGGGATTAGAGTAAATCGGCTCTTCATAAACTTCTCGAATTCCTTCATCATAGCAAGCTTGTGGAGCGCCATAAATTTCTAAAAATTCTAAGAGCGCTGACCGAGAGTTAGGATGGTTTCGATCAAAATGGAGCAGTCTTTGATAGGTACGATCAAAATCTGAAACTTCTAGCCCTTTCTTTTGCATGGCTTGCAAAGCGTTTCTTAATAAGCCTGGAATGATCGATCCCGATGTGTCGATCAATGTGTCGTCTAAGTCAAAGATGATTAACAATTTTCAATATCTCTTGCGTTACTTGTTTCGATTGGTGCCGAATCAAACTTCGTGTTAATAAGACATCAGCGCGGTCTTTTGCTTCAATTTCTCCAAGAAGTGGGGCTGAAATAACCCTAGAGTCTTTCATATCATTTTCAACAAGTTCCCCTTCACTAGCGTACCGTTCGATGAGTTCTTTCTCAGGTTTCTGGTTATTCACTAAAATGTAGTCAAAAATATCCTCTCCAATGAAACGGACCACTTCACGGTGGTAGTCGCTTACCTTAAAACCTGTTGTCTGCCCTTTCCGGTTCATGAGGTTGCAAATAAAAACCGCTTTTGCAGCGGTTTCACGTAAAGCTTGGCTCATTCCTTTCACAAGTAAATTGGGAATGATTGATGTATGGAGCCCACCTGGTCCCATAATAATTAAATCAGCGCTCCGAATTTCATCAATTGCTCGAGGATTTGCTTGAGGAAACGGTTCAAGGTAGATGCTTTCATATCCTTTATCGATCTCTTCAGAGAGGTAAATTTCCCTTTCTCCTTCTAAAACCTTTCGGTTTTTGAGAACCATCTTTAGGCGGACTTGGTGCGTTGTCACAGGAATGACTTTTCCTTTGATGTACAAGATACGCCCCACTTCTTCGACAGCTTTTTCAAAACTGCCTGTCACCTTTTCTAAAGCTGATAAGAGAAGGTTACCAAAACTATGCCCCCCAAGTCCTCCATTTTCAAACCGGTAGTTCATGACACTGCGCATCAAGCGCGAAGAGTCAGACAAAGCTACTAAACATTGACGAACATCGCCTGGAGGTAAAACACCTAGTTCGTCACGTAAAACCCCTGTGCTACCACCATCATCTGCCATAGAAACAATAGCAGAAAGATCGAGATCGTAATTTTTGAGTCCTCTTAAGACGGCAAAGTTTCCCGTTCCCCCGCCCATTACAACAATCTTTTTCATGCTTTTGCACCTCGAAGCCCAGCGATTTTGGATTTCATGTCGTCTCCTCTAAAGAGATAGGTTCCCGCTACAAGGTGATTGGCTCCTGCTTTGACACAAAGAGGGGCTGTCTTGTCATCGATTCCCCCATCTACCTGAATGTCAAACGGAGGAAGGGCATTTTCGGAGGTGTTTCCGTCTTGTGGAACCACTCCCCCTTGGCGGATGTTGAGGCGATGACAAAGATCGCGTGTGAATTGAATTTTTTCGAGGACGTCTTCAATAAATGCTTGTCCTCCAAATCCAGGATGTACTGTCATAAGGAGAATCTTATCGCACTTATCAAGATATTTTGGAATGATCGATTCAGTGGTTTCAGGGCAAAATGCAAGGCCTGCTTTTACGTTGCACTTGCGAATATAGGCTAACGTATCTTCGACATCTTCGGTCGCTTC
Coding sequences within:
- the accC gene encoding acetyl-CoA carboxylase biotin carboxylase subunit, producing the protein MKKVLVANRGEIAVRIIRACHDLGLQTVAVYSKADAEALHVLHADEAICIGEAPALQSYLKVPNILSACEITGADAIHPGYGFLSENANFASICESCGLTFIGPSPKTISLLGDKARAKSIAKSVRCPVIPGSDGVVENVDIALKEAKKIGFPVFIKASAGGGGKGIRIAYDPDDFARKFAAARAEAEVSFGNPDIYLEKMIMNPRHVEIQILGDKYGNYVHLGERDCTIQRRRQKLIEETPSPVLTPALRKKMGDASVNIAKAAKYHTVGTVEFLLDEKKNFYFMEVNTRIQVEHTVTEDLTGIDLLKEQIRMSMGEKLNYKQKNIGFNGHVFQFRINAENPSKNFMPSPGLLEYYIPPGGPNIRIDSACYSGYKIPPHYDSLIAKLIVKGRDREEAIRIAKRALKEFHIGGVDSTISFHRFMLNNQKFISGEYNLDFIDNLIEQGCSFTEDES
- the accB gene encoding acetyl-CoA carboxylase biotin carboxyl carrier protein, translated to MDLDTIKKLMEAMEESGTTRVSLKEENGFALELERSPDFHMKPYVQHAEPHVQHMQPAHQPHHKVAEELKQVAQSRDDAGVKIMSPMVGTFYSSPSPDDPPFVSVGDEVKEDTVVCIIEAMKVMNEVKAGKSGKIKKVFVDNAHPVEFGTQLFLIEA
- a CDS encoding elongation factor P, producing the protein MATSNQISPGMTLSIDGKIYRVEFSVRVTVAKGVPFIKTKLKDLMSDEVIEKNFKVDQPVEEVTLSERRLEYLYLEGKDHLFLDVGELEEVLVPAAVVGDKVNYLKESIQLKAMFYGDTIFSIELPQFLELMVMKLEELKSKVSVSNASKLALLETGARVEVPLFIEVGDIIKVDTHVGEYVQRI
- a CDS encoding HAD family hydrolase, whose product is MLIIFDLDDTLIDTSGSIIPGLLRNALQAMQKKGLEVSDFDRTYQRLLHFDRNHPNSRSALLEFLEIYGAPQACYDEGIREVYEEPIYSNPIQPIDDAIEVLNELAESYQLALVTKGKEHIQKEKMRRAKIPIKLFRYLCFCEEGPLSGPGKKGFYESIGREIGISPSQVLVCGDRISIDLTPAKELGYKTVQMRWGRGLGNTGLKKDVDYTILHLNELGPIAKQVKNMS
- a CDS encoding gluconeogenesis factor YvcK family protein; translation: MKKIVVMGGGTGNFAVLRGLKNYDLDLSAIVSMADDGGSTGVLRDELGVLPPGDVRQCLVALSDSSRLMRSVMNYRFENGGLGGHSFGNLLLSALEKVTGSFEKAVEEVGRILYIKGKVIPVTTHQVRLKMVLKNRKVLEGEREIYLSEEIDKGYESIYLEPFPQANPRAIDEIRSADLIIMGPGGLHTSIIPNLLVKGMSQALRETAAKAVFICNLMNRKGQTTGFKVSDYHREVVRFIGEDIFDYILVNNQKPEKELIERYASEGELVENDMKDSRVISAPLLGEIEAKDRADVLLTRSLIRHQSKQVTQEILKIVNHL
- the rpe gene encoding ribulose-phosphate 3-epimerase, translated to MSKKPYVHIEPSIFAADFGCLADEAKRIEDAGADAIHFDIMDGHFVPNLSLSPKALAAVNRATDLFLDVHIMVYQPFEYVERLIESGADCITFHVEATEDVEDTLAYIRKCNVKAGLAFCPETTESIIPKYLDKCDKILLMTVHPGFGGQAFIEDVLEKIQFTRDLCHRLNIRQGGVVPQDGNTSENALPPFDIQVDGGIDDKTAPLCVKAGANHLVAGTYLFRGDDMKSKIAGLRGAKA